In the genome of Artemia franciscana chromosome 20, ASM3288406v1, whole genome shotgun sequence, the window aatacgaaattccacatttttgtcgataggagcttgaaacttctacagtaaggttctctgatacgctgaatctgattgtgtcattttcgttaagattctacgttttttagggggtgttttcccctactttcttaaataatgcaaattttctcaggctcgtaacttttgatgggtaagactaaacttatatatttaaaatcagcattaaaatgcgattcttttgatgtagctattgatatcaaaattccattttttagagttttggttactattgagccgggtcgctccttactacagtttgttaccacgaactgtttgaaaactttgACAATATCTTTGTAATTCTTCTTAATAGCAGAGATCAATGGTATTATCTTGTTGCACTTAATATTAACATTAGCCCCATTTGCAaccaaaatttcaactatttcctTATGACCTTCATCTACAACGAACTGTAATGGTTTACAATCTGTACTATCGGCAAAAACATCCTTATTAACttcagctttattttttatcaaaaggCTAACAGCATCTTTGCAGCCCATTAAAACAGCCAGATCTAACGGTGAATAACCAAACTCTGCTTTAGCATTTACTTCagctttattttctattaagAATACGATGGAATCTAAATTGCAATTCTTAGCAGCTAAATGTAACGGTGTCATTCCATCATTAGTTCTACCATTGACttcagctttattttgtaagaaaagtTGAATAACATATTTAGTGCCGTTCATTGCAGCTGCATGCAGTGGTGTAGTACCCTCAACGTCTTGAGCTCTAACTCGAGCTTTATTTCCCAATAAAAGTTCAGTAATATCCTTTTGACCTTTCCGAGCGGCTAAGTGCAATGGTGTTCTTTTAGTATTGGTTACATCATTGATTTCTGCTCCTTTGCTTATTAAAAGCTCGGCAATAGCCTTGTACCCATCATATGCTGCATAGTGCAATGGTGTGGTATTTTCTTCATCCTTAGCAAAAATACTGGCCCCATATTTGAGGAGAGTCACAACTATTTTTACTTGACAACTCTTTACTGCAAAATGCGGTGGGGTTAAACCATTCACAGTGGCAATGTTAACGCTtacagtattttttagtaaGACTTACATAAGTTTCTCATGTCTAATCTTTGCTTCATAGTGCAATGGCGTGGCATTTTGTTTATCTTTAGCACATATATTGGCCCCATACTTAAGGAGAGTCATAACTATTTTTGCTTGACATCTCTGTACTGCAGCATGCAGTGGTGTTAAGCCATTCACAGTGGCAATGTTAACACATGCATTTCTTCTTAGTAAGACTAATACAAGTTTCTCATTTCCACTTGCTGCTGCATAGTGCAAAGGAGCATTATTATAGGTTTTATCAACAGCATTAACGTTAGGTTTATGCTCCAATAAAATATCAACTATCTTATCGTGATCACTCTCTACGGCAAAATGTAATAGTGCTAAGCCATCGATATCTAAAGCATTTACATTCACTCTCTTTTGAATTCAGGCCTGCACTACTTCAAAGGGACCATTAAGAGCTACTAAATGTAATGATGTGTAATCTCTGTCGCATCTAGCATTAACCTCTGTCCTCTTTTGAAGTGAAAAATTCAGTAGTTCCAAATTACCCCTATTCGCAAAGATGTGCATTAACGTATTGTTACTGTTTGTCTTAAAACTgttaatatttgtttcttttcctaGAAAAATTTTAACAACATCAATATGACTGTTATAGGCTGCATAGTATAAAGAGGTCATACCCCAATCATCTTTGATATTAGTATAAGCATTATTTTTCACTAGAGCTTCAACAGCAGCTTTGTGACCGTATTCAGCTGCAACATGTAGTGCTGTTTTGCCATTATTATCTTGATCATCCAGAGATACACCtgttttttgtataaaatattctaaaatattttttcttccatgTGCAGCAGCAACATGAAGTGCGCTTTTTCCATTAGTATCTTTAATTTTGACATCTATATTTTTTATCAGTGACAAACTTTATAGCCTCAATGCTTGGTCCTTGAGCAGCAAAATGCAGTGCTGTCTATGAGTTAATACCTCTACCATTAACATCTACTCCTTTTCTGAGGCAGCActttaagttttcaaaatttctttcttttaatgcggcaaatatttttttctgattagtGATTATGGTGAggtttttattatgtttatttttcagcctAGAAAGACTGTTTCTTACCGACATGTCAATTCTTGAGTTActttgtcttacattctctgcGATAAGTTTTTCAGCATTTGAAATAACTGCTGCTGTGGGATCAGATGACAAAACATGAACTATATAATTATAGTGGGCTAAGTGATTCCGCAAACATTTTCCTGTTAATAAAGGAGtgttttcatctaaaaaaaggcTGTTTTCAAGATGCTTCTCTAATCTACTTAAAATAGACATTATATCGAGAACAAGCATTTCTACAACT includes:
- the LOC136040309 gene encoding putative ankyrin repeat protein RF_0381: MASVDIKTFVRIPNLNREQVIAKIVSNFPQFGELYSDYQQVRDIHSFKKISDYIKLTLSADLKQNEGKVIIVRVLQVTGEHLKNTLESPRLSKTTSELLLLSLPRDTRKIIIDLRNSLSNAYLFSKKMEIEDNVSVNFFVGVQNDLKRIDDVITDIFQSKKVKMIRTLIVKIKQIESLEDIKEVIGICTSSELDTNGKSALHVAAAHGRKNILEYFIQKTGVSLDDQDNNGKTALHVAAEYGHKAAVEALVKNNAYTNIKDDWDIDGLALLHFAVESDHDKIVDILLEHKPNVNAVDKTYNNAPLHYAAASGNEKLVLVLLRRNACVNIATVNGLTPLHAAVQRCQAKIVMTLLKYGANICAKDKQNATPLHYEAKIRHEKLIIFAKDEENTTPLHYAAYDGYKAIAELLISKGAEINDVTNTKRTPLHLAARKGQKDITELLLGNKARVRAQDVEGTTPLHAAAMNGTKYVIQLFLQNKAEVNGRTNDGMTPLHLAAKNCNLDSIVFLIENKAEVNAKAEFGYSPLDLAVLMGCKDAVSLLIKNKAEVNKDVFADSTDCKPLQFVVDEGHKEIVEILVANGANVNIKCNKIIPLISAIKKNYKDIVKVFKQFVAIPKFAKTTLRL